One genomic segment of Nonomuraea coxensis DSM 45129 includes these proteins:
- a CDS encoding mandelate racemase/muconate lactonizing enzyme family protein, whose product MTVADLRTELRTAPLPRPWGADVPANHVVVTHVTLKDGRTGTGFSWTPQIGAHAVRALLDHDLREALIGLPPHPEVVWDRLWRHTREAGPGGITTIALAGIDLALWDLRCGDAALPDVLGRRRDEVPVYGSGVNLHYSLEELVEQARRWTAAGLTGVKIKVGRPDLAEDVARVAAVREVIGPDRLLMIDANQRWDLHRARRAIAALREFGLHWIEEPLPADDVAAHVELRRSIDVPVAVGENVYTVYGFRDLLAAGACDVVQPNVVRVGGITPFLRIAELARTYDVPVYPHLLSELSGQLALALPLPAMAEDVEDASFAALGLLREPYPVEVSGGMLRAGGHAGLGLRWS is encoded by the coding sequence ATGACGGTCGCCGACCTGCGCACCGAGCTGCGCACCGCCCCGCTCCCCCGCCCCTGGGGCGCCGACGTGCCGGCCAACCACGTCGTCGTCACGCACGTCACGCTCAAGGACGGCCGCACCGGCACCGGCTTCTCGTGGACGCCGCAGATCGGCGCGCACGCCGTGCGGGCGCTGCTCGACCACGACCTGCGCGAGGCGCTGATCGGCCTGCCCCCGCACCCGGAGGTGGTGTGGGACCGGCTCTGGCGGCACACCCGCGAGGCCGGCCCCGGCGGGATCACCACGATCGCGCTGGCCGGGATCGACCTCGCCCTGTGGGACCTGCGCTGCGGCGACGCCGCCCTGCCCGACGTGCTCGGCCGGCGGCGCGACGAGGTGCCCGTCTACGGCAGCGGGGTCAACCTGCACTACTCGCTGGAGGAGCTGGTCGAGCAGGCCCGCCGCTGGACGGCCGCCGGCCTCACCGGCGTCAAGATCAAGGTGGGCCGTCCCGACCTGGCCGAGGACGTCGCCAGGGTGGCCGCCGTCCGCGAGGTCATCGGCCCCGACCGGCTGCTCATGATCGACGCCAACCAGCGCTGGGACCTGCACCGCGCCCGGCGGGCGATCGCCGCGCTGCGGGAGTTCGGCCTGCACTGGATCGAGGAGCCGCTGCCCGCCGACGACGTGGCCGCGCACGTGGAGCTGCGCCGCTCCATCGACGTGCCGGTCGCCGTCGGCGAGAACGTCTACACCGTCTACGGCTTCCGCGACCTGCTGGCCGCCGGGGCCTGCGACGTCGTCCAGCCGAACGTGGTCCGGGTCGGCGGCATCACGCCGTTCCTGCGCATCGCCGAGCTGGCCAGGACGTACGACGTCCCGGTCTACCCGCACCTGCTGAGCGAGCTGTCCGGGCAGCTCGCGCTGGCCCTGCCGCTGCCGGCCATGGCCGAGGACGTGGAGGACGCCTCCTTCGCCGCCCTCGGGCTGCTGCGGGAGCCGTACCCGGTGGAGGTGTCCGGTGGCATGCTGCGCGCGGGCGGGCACGCCGGACTCGGACTGAGGTGGTCATGA
- a CDS encoding 5-dehydro-4-deoxyglucarate dehydratase: MNLSGVLFFPVTPFDAEGRLAEEVLAEHIGRGLEHGPGGVFVACGTGEFSALSEAEHERAVQVAAGVVRGRVPLFAGAGGPLGAALNQARAARAAGADGLLLMPPYLAQGPAHGLRAYVEAIAAELPVIVYQRGSVVLEPEAVVELAGVPGVIGLKDGLGDIDRMQRTVLAVREAYPDFLFFNGLPTAELTMPAYRGIGVELYSSAVFAFAPEIAKAYLNGDERLLTEFYAPLVRLRGKVPGYPVALVKAGVRLRGLDVGAVRPPLVDVSDDHLAELEALIKSGLELAAS; encoded by the coding sequence ATGAATCTCAGCGGTGTGCTGTTCTTCCCCGTCACCCCCTTCGACGCCGAGGGCAGGCTCGCCGAGGAGGTGCTGGCCGAGCACATCGGGCGGGGCCTGGAGCACGGGCCCGGCGGCGTGTTCGTCGCCTGCGGCACCGGCGAGTTCTCCGCCCTCTCCGAGGCCGAGCACGAGCGCGCGGTCCAGGTGGCGGCCGGCGTGGTGCGCGGCCGGGTGCCGCTGTTCGCGGGCGCGGGCGGGCCCCTCGGCGCGGCGCTCAACCAGGCGCGGGCCGCGCGGGCGGCCGGGGCCGACGGGCTGCTGCTCATGCCGCCGTACCTGGCGCAGGGGCCCGCCCACGGCCTGCGCGCGTACGTGGAGGCGATCGCGGCCGAGCTGCCGGTCATCGTCTACCAGCGCGGCTCGGTCGTGCTGGAGCCCGAGGCCGTGGTCGAGCTGGCCGGCGTCCCCGGCGTGATCGGGCTCAAGGACGGGCTCGGCGACATCGACCGCATGCAGCGGACCGTGCTCGCCGTGCGCGAGGCGTACCCGGACTTCCTGTTCTTCAACGGGCTGCCGACGGCGGAGCTGACCATGCCCGCCTACCGGGGCATCGGCGTGGAGCTCTACTCCAGCGCGGTGTTCGCGTTCGCGCCGGAGATCGCGAAGGCGTACCTGAACGGCGACGAGCGGCTGCTCACCGAGTTCTACGCCCCCCTCGTACGGCTGCGCGGCAAGGTCCCCGGCTACCCGGTCGCCCTGGTCAAGGCCGGCGTACGGCTGCGCGGCCTGGACGTCGGCGCGGTCCGCCCGCCGCTCGTGGACGTGAGCGACGACCACCTGGCGGAGCTGGAGGCGCTGATCAAGAGCGGCCTGGAGCTGGCGGCGTCATGA
- a CDS encoding NAD-dependent epimerase/dehydratase family protein, whose translation MSRVLVTGSAGRLGRSVVATLAAAGHEVIGVDSAPGTPEEAAATLPADLTDTGEAFEVVARFRPESLIHLAAIATPFSRPESVIFKVNTQLAFNVCEASVTLGVRNVVIASSPTVIGYGAPGGWAPAYLPIDEEHPVRPWNAYNLSKVAAEQTMKTFAEAGTTHFAAIRPCFVIAPEEWAGAPTQSGHTLTERLDRPELGGVSLFNYVDARDAAEFTGVLIEALPELPNGEVFFVGAADALAREPLAELLPQVVPGTEPYAAGLTGASPAFSTTKAERLLGWQAKRSWRTELKEDS comes from the coding sequence GTGAGCAGAGTCCTCGTCACGGGAAGCGCGGGACGCCTCGGCCGCAGTGTGGTCGCCACGCTGGCGGCGGCCGGGCACGAGGTCATCGGCGTCGACAGCGCCCCCGGGACGCCGGAGGAGGCCGCGGCCACCTTACCCGCCGACCTCACCGACACGGGAGAGGCGTTCGAGGTCGTCGCGCGCTTCCGCCCCGAGTCGTTGATCCACCTGGCGGCCATCGCCACGCCGTTCAGCCGCCCCGAGTCGGTGATCTTCAAGGTCAACACGCAGCTCGCCTTCAACGTGTGCGAGGCGTCCGTGACGCTCGGCGTGCGGAACGTGGTGATCGCCAGCAGCCCCACGGTCATCGGCTACGGCGCGCCCGGCGGATGGGCGCCGGCGTACCTGCCGATCGACGAGGAGCACCCGGTGCGGCCCTGGAACGCCTACAACCTGTCGAAGGTCGCCGCCGAGCAGACCATGAAGACGTTCGCCGAGGCCGGCACCACGCACTTCGCCGCCATCCGGCCGTGCTTCGTCATCGCCCCCGAGGAGTGGGCGGGCGCCCCCACCCAGTCCGGCCACACCCTCACCGAGCGCCTCGACCGGCCCGAGCTGGGCGGGGTTTCGCTGTTCAACTACGTGGACGCCCGCGACGCCGCCGAGTTCACCGGGGTGCTCATCGAGGCGCTGCCCGAGCTGCCGAACGGCGAGGTGTTCTTCGTCGGCGCGGCCGACGCCCTCGCCAGGGAGCCGCTGGCCGAGCTGCTTCCCCAGGTGGTGCCGGGCACCGAACCGTACGCGGCGGGGCTCACCGGCGCCTCCCCCGCCTTCTCCACCACCAAGGCAGAGCGCCTGCTCGGCTGGCAGGCCAAGCGGAGCTGGCGCACCGAGCTCAAGGAAGACTCCTGA
- a CDS encoding LacI family DNA-binding transcriptional regulator — translation MTVTIRDVARASGVHVSTVSRTFSAPHMVNAATRSRVLTVAEELGYRPNRAARALTTGRTHNLGLIVADIANPFFPPLIKAAHAAARQRDYHLFVADTDEEPAAEEELIQAFSKQVDGVVLCSPRSSNKVLERLAERVPLVVINRRLRGAATVLMDVGHGARLAVEHLTGLGHRRVALVAGPAGSWTSDEIRTAAGQVPGVDLVVLGPNAPTERGGFAAAERVRESGATGVLAYNDLVAIGLIEGLGDLGLEVPGDVSVVGIDDIVPGRLNRPKLTTVAMPTAAAGRLAVDLLIQEVAATTSLETRLVVRDSTAAPR, via the coding sequence GTGACTGTGACGATTCGTGATGTGGCCCGGGCGTCCGGCGTGCATGTGTCCACGGTGTCGCGGACGTTCTCCGCGCCCCACATGGTCAACGCGGCCACCCGCAGCAGGGTGCTGACGGTGGCCGAGGAGCTGGGCTACCGCCCCAACCGGGCGGCCCGGGCGCTCACGACCGGGCGTACGCACAACCTCGGGCTCATCGTGGCCGACATCGCCAACCCGTTCTTCCCCCCGCTCATCAAGGCGGCGCACGCGGCCGCCAGGCAGCGCGACTACCACCTGTTCGTGGCCGACACCGACGAGGAGCCGGCCGCCGAGGAGGAGCTGATCCAGGCGTTCTCCAAACAGGTGGACGGCGTGGTGCTGTGCAGCCCGCGCTCCTCCAACAAGGTGCTGGAGCGGCTGGCCGAGCGGGTGCCGCTCGTGGTCATCAACCGGCGGCTGCGGGGCGCGGCGACCGTGCTGATGGACGTCGGCCACGGGGCGCGGCTCGCGGTCGAGCACCTGACCGGGCTCGGGCACCGCCGCGTCGCCCTGGTCGCGGGGCCGGCCGGCTCGTGGACGAGCGACGAGATCCGCACCGCCGCCGGGCAGGTGCCCGGCGTCGACCTGGTGGTCCTCGGGCCGAACGCGCCGACCGAGCGGGGCGGGTTCGCCGCCGCCGAGCGGGTGCGCGAGTCGGGGGCGACCGGCGTGCTCGCCTACAACGACCTCGTGGCCATCGGGCTCATCGAGGGGCTCGGCGATCTCGGACTGGAGGTGCCCGGGGACGTCTCCGTGGTGGGGATCGACGATATCGTTCCAGGACGGCTCAATCGGCCCAAGCTCACCACTGTGGCCATGCCGACGGCCGCCGCCGGCCGGCTGGCGGTCGATCTGCTCATCCAGGAGGTGGCCGCCACGACGTCGCTGGAGACCCGGCTGGTCGTCAGGGACTCGACCGCAGCGCCACGATAG
- a CDS encoding carbohydrate ABC transporter permease yields MADSVAVKPRKAASPPAQGGHRSTKRSRREARAAYLFLAPWFLGLLVITIGPIFASLYLSFTDYSLLQEAKWIGLDNYVRMFTEDPRFIASLKVTTIYVVVSVPLQLAFALALALVLDRGLRGLSFYRSIFYLPSLLGGSVAIAILWRKVFGADGLVNAVLGIFGIEGQGWVGDPDTALGTLILLHVWTFGAPMIIFLAGLRQIPSSYYEAAAVDGAGVLRQFKSITMPLLTPIIFFNLVLEIIKSFQSFTQAFIVSNGKGGPADSTLFYTLYLYLKGFKSYDMGYAAAMAWVLLLIIAALTGVNFLASKYWVFYGDDK; encoded by the coding sequence ATGGCTGACTCGGTGGCGGTGAAGCCCCGGAAGGCGGCGAGTCCACCCGCGCAGGGCGGTCACCGCTCCACCAAACGTTCCCGCCGCGAGGCGCGGGCCGCCTACCTCTTCCTGGCGCCCTGGTTCCTCGGCCTGCTCGTCATCACGATCGGTCCGATCTTCGCCTCGCTCTACCTCTCCTTCACCGACTACAGCCTCCTCCAGGAGGCCAAGTGGATCGGGCTCGACAACTACGTCCGGATGTTCACCGAGGACCCGAGGTTCATCGCCTCGCTCAAGGTGACCACCATCTACGTGGTCGTCTCGGTCCCGTTGCAGCTGGCCTTCGCCCTCGCCCTGGCGCTGGTGCTCGACCGCGGGCTGCGCGGCCTGTCGTTCTACCGCTCGATCTTCTACCTGCCCTCCCTGCTGGGCGGCAGCGTGGCCATCGCCATCCTCTGGCGCAAGGTGTTCGGCGCGGACGGCCTGGTCAACGCGGTGCTCGGGATCTTCGGCATCGAGGGTCAGGGCTGGGTGGGCGACCCCGACACCGCGCTCGGCACGCTGATCCTCCTGCACGTGTGGACGTTCGGCGCCCCGATGATCATCTTCCTGGCCGGCCTGCGGCAGATCCCGTCGAGCTACTACGAGGCCGCCGCGGTGGACGGCGCGGGCGTGCTCCGCCAGTTCAAGTCGATCACGATGCCGCTGCTGACGCCGATCATCTTCTTCAACCTCGTGCTGGAGATCATCAAGTCGTTCCAGTCGTTCACGCAGGCCTTCATCGTGAGCAACGGCAAGGGCGGCCCCGCCGACTCGACGCTGTTCTACACCCTCTACCTCTACCTCAAGGGCTTCAAGAGCTACGACATGGGCTACGCCGCCGCGATGGCGTGGGTCCTGCTGCTCATCATCGCGGCCCTCACCGGGGTGAACTTCCTCGCTTCCAAGTATTGGGTCTTCTATGGCGACGACAAGTAG
- a CDS encoding carbohydrate ABC transporter permease has protein sequence MATTSRRPVPVLFRPLNGGPLVKHVLLIGFGLVMLYPLLWMISSSLKPEELIFREPGLWPSTVTLENYTEGWYALKHPFGYYLWNSAVITALSVVANLVACSLAAYAFARLTFPLKKLWFALMLGTIMLPHHVVIVPQYIMFSELDLINTIWPLVMPKVLATDAFFIFLMVQFIRTLPRELDEAAEIDGAGYWRIYLRVVMPLCLPALATTAIFTFIWTWNDFLSQLLYLNNPDNFTVPVALRTFLDASSDSSWGPMFAMSILALGPIFGFFLVGQKYLIRGVATTGLK, from the coding sequence ATGGCGACGACAAGTAGGCGGCCGGTCCCGGTCCTGTTCCGCCCCCTCAACGGCGGACCGCTGGTCAAGCACGTGCTGCTGATCGGCTTCGGCCTGGTCATGTTGTACCCGCTGCTCTGGATGATCTCCAGCTCGCTCAAGCCCGAGGAGCTGATCTTCCGCGAGCCTGGCCTGTGGCCCAGCACGGTCACCCTGGAGAACTACACCGAGGGCTGGTACGCGCTCAAGCACCCCTTCGGCTACTACCTGTGGAACTCGGCCGTGATCACCGCGCTGTCGGTGGTGGCGAACCTGGTGGCCTGCTCGCTGGCCGCGTACGCCTTCGCCCGGCTGACCTTCCCGCTGAAGAAGCTGTGGTTCGCCCTCATGCTGGGCACGATCATGCTGCCGCACCACGTGGTGATCGTGCCGCAGTACATCATGTTCTCCGAGCTCGACCTGATCAACACCATCTGGCCGCTGGTGATGCCGAAGGTGCTGGCGACGGACGCGTTCTTCATCTTCCTGATGGTGCAGTTCATCCGTACACTGCCCAGGGAGCTGGACGAGGCAGCCGAGATAGATGGGGCGGGATACTGGCGGATTTACCTCAGGGTCGTCATGCCGCTCTGCCTGCCGGCCCTGGCCACGACCGCGATCTTCACGTTCATCTGGACGTGGAACGACTTCCTCAGCCAGCTTCTTTACCTCAACAATCCGGACAACTTCACCGTTCCGGTGGCACTTCGTACGTTCCTGGACGCCAGCAGCGACTCGTCCTGGGGGCCGATGTTCGCCATGTCGATCCTCGCGCTGGGGCCGATCTTCGGCTTCTTCCTGGTCGGCCAGAAGTACCTCATCCGCGGCGTGGCCACCACCGGCCTGAAGTAG
- a CDS encoding ABC transporter substrate-binding protein produces MSSGKKTWSAALLATAVLAVTAACGSGGSGGETADGKIKLRFSYWGSDARQKMTEEAIKKFEAKNPTIDVEGEFSDFASYYETLSTKVAGNDAPDVITLEIRGLREYADRGTLADLASKVNTADIDAKVLSTGAIDGKQFAIPTGVNAFSLIVNPAAVESSGAKLPDDTSWTWDDFVQFASKITSGSGGKQIGTQLSWNPAYLQIYAAQKGEPFYNGNKLGLSPQTVKDWWGIMQNLIKTKGAPDAAKSSEIGATSIDQSLLGTNSGAMGMWWSNQLGAAAKASGQNLELLRMPKVQGATTGGMFLQPAMFYTASSKSAHAAEAAKFIDFMVNDPEAGQIILSDRGLPASSKVLAAVRDKLPDADKKTLDFLDKTRGEMSDPPPAPPKGASAMEDILTRYSEEVMFGRMTPDDAAQKFITEANASIAG; encoded by the coding sequence GTGAGCTCTGGCAAGAAGACGTGGTCGGCGGCGCTGCTGGCCACCGCCGTGCTGGCGGTCACCGCGGCGTGCGGCAGTGGCGGCAGCGGCGGCGAGACCGCCGACGGCAAGATCAAGCTGCGCTTCTCCTACTGGGGCAGCGACGCTCGGCAGAAGATGACCGAAGAGGCCATCAAGAAGTTCGAGGCCAAGAACCCCACCATCGACGTCGAGGGCGAGTTCTCCGACTTCGCCAGCTACTACGAGACGCTGTCCACGAAGGTCGCCGGCAACGACGCGCCGGACGTGATCACCCTGGAGATCCGCGGCCTGCGCGAGTACGCCGACCGCGGCACGCTGGCCGACCTGGCCAGCAAGGTCAACACGGCCGACATCGACGCCAAGGTGCTGTCCACCGGCGCGATCGACGGCAAGCAGTTCGCCATCCCCACCGGCGTCAACGCCTTCTCGCTGATCGTCAACCCGGCCGCGGTCGAGAGCAGCGGCGCCAAGCTGCCCGACGACACCTCGTGGACCTGGGACGACTTCGTGCAGTTCGCCTCCAAGATCACCTCGGGGAGCGGCGGCAAGCAGATCGGCACCCAGCTCAGCTGGAACCCGGCCTACCTCCAGATCTACGCCGCGCAGAAGGGCGAGCCCTTCTACAACGGCAACAAGCTCGGCCTGAGCCCCCAGACCGTCAAGGACTGGTGGGGCATCATGCAGAACCTGATCAAGACCAAGGGCGCCCCCGACGCCGCCAAGAGCTCCGAGATCGGCGCCACCAGCATCGACCAGTCGCTGCTCGGCACCAACAGCGGCGCGATGGGCATGTGGTGGAGCAACCAGCTCGGCGCGGCGGCGAAGGCGTCCGGCCAGAACCTGGAGCTGCTGCGCATGCCGAAGGTCCAGGGCGCGACGACGGGCGGCATGTTCCTGCAGCCCGCGATGTTCTACACCGCCTCCTCCAAGTCCGCGCACGCGGCCGAGGCGGCCAAGTTCATCGACTTCATGGTCAACGACCCCGAGGCGGGCCAGATCATCCTCAGCGACCGCGGCCTGCCCGCCAGCTCCAAGGTGCTCGCGGCGGTCCGGGACAAGCTGCCGGACGCCGACAAGAAGACGCTCGACTTCCTCGACAAGACCCGCGGCGAGATGTCCGACCCGCCGCCCGCCCCGCCGAAGGGCGCGAGCGCCATGGAGGACATCCTCACCCGGTACTCCGAGGAGGTCATGTTCGGCCGGATGACGCCTGACGACGCCGCCCAGAAGTTCATCACGGAGGCCAACGCCTCCATCGCCGGCTGA
- a CDS encoding Gfo/Idh/MocA family protein, which translates to MRYAFVGLGHRAQMYVDALLGEWRDAGTIVALCDLNRTRMDYYVERIGQEVPCFAPDEFDKVLELADAVIVTTVDATHARYVCAALDAGRDVIVEKPLTVDAEGCAAIAAAAERSSGKLIVTFNYRYSPRNSAVRRLLMEGAIGEVTSVHFEWTLDTIHGADYFRRWHRQRASSGGLLVHKSTHHFDLVNWWLGAAPELVFAQTDLRFYGAANARERGVEERPERGQGAPGLGSDPFILDISADPRLKRLYLDAEHEDGYVRDQDVFGEGIDIDDNMSVLVRYTNRAILTYSLHAHAPWEGYRVAFNGTAGRLELDVVEREWTPPHAAIDPSAAAKEHATGSSERLLLRRHWSEPEEIAIESGAGGHGGGDRLLLNDVFRGPDGDPLARQAGYRDGIRSVLTGVAATLSARTGAPVHLSDHGTRVG; encoded by the coding sequence ATGAGGTACGCGTTCGTCGGGCTCGGGCACCGCGCGCAGATGTACGTCGACGCGCTGCTCGGAGAGTGGCGTGACGCCGGCACCATCGTCGCCCTGTGCGACCTCAACCGGACCCGCATGGACTACTACGTCGAGCGGATCGGCCAGGAGGTGCCGTGCTTCGCGCCCGATGAGTTCGACAAGGTGCTCGAGCTCGCCGACGCGGTCATCGTCACGACCGTCGACGCCACGCACGCCCGCTACGTGTGCGCGGCGCTCGACGCCGGTCGGGACGTCATCGTCGAAAAACCGCTCACCGTGGACGCCGAGGGCTGCGCGGCCATCGCCGCCGCCGCGGAGCGCAGCAGCGGCAAGCTGATCGTCACCTTCAACTACCGGTACTCCCCGCGCAACTCCGCGGTGCGCCGGCTGCTCATGGAGGGCGCGATCGGCGAGGTGACCTCCGTGCACTTCGAGTGGACGCTGGACACCATCCACGGCGCCGACTACTTCCGCCGCTGGCACCGGCAGCGGGCCAGCTCGGGCGGGCTGCTCGTGCACAAGTCGACCCACCACTTCGACCTCGTCAACTGGTGGCTCGGCGCCGCGCCCGAGCTCGTCTTCGCCCAGACCGACCTGCGTTTCTACGGCGCCGCCAACGCGAGGGAGCGCGGCGTCGAGGAGCGCCCCGAGCGAGGGCAGGGCGCTCCCGGGCTGGGCTCGGACCCGTTCATCCTGGACATCTCCGCCGATCCCCGGCTCAAGCGCCTCTACCTGGACGCCGAGCACGAGGACGGCTACGTCCGGGACCAGGACGTCTTCGGCGAGGGCATCGACATCGACGACAACATGTCGGTGCTGGTGCGCTACACCAACCGGGCGATCCTCACCTACTCGCTGCACGCCCACGCTCCGTGGGAAGGCTACCGGGTCGCCTTCAACGGCACCGCCGGGCGGCTGGAGCTGGACGTCGTCGAGCGGGAGTGGACGCCGCCGCACGCGGCCATCGACCCGAGCGCGGCCGCCAAGGAGCACGCGACCGGCTCGTCCGAGCGGCTGCTGCTGCGGCGGCACTGGAGCGAGCCGGAGGAGATCGCCATCGAGAGCGGCGCGGGCGGGCACGGGGGCGGTGACCGGCTGCTGCTGAACGACGTCTTCCGCGGGCCGGACGGCGACCCCCTGGCCCGCCAGGCGGGCTACCGCGACGGCATCCGCAGCGTGCTGACCGGCGTCGCCGCCACCCTCTCCGCCCGCACCGGCGCCCCGGTCCACCTGTCGGACCACGGCACCCGTGTCGGCTGA
- a CDS encoding dienelactone hydrolase family protein: protein MSAELFRELAGVTGAQFGVYPEPGPELREAARDAMGVLDLHADDVRVERSWTDGDLYGEELSWSVGFGPRTRAFLLKPADATGPLSGPLPGVVALHCHAGMKWAGKEKIADAPEGPSPEVARLRADLYGGRAFANALARRGFVVLAHDVFVWGSRRFPLDLPPGPESEADRYDAAAGAHEHVVAKHCAVLGTSFAGVVAGEDLAAAAYLRSRPDVSRTGCAGLSGGGLRAGLLGAFDEHMDAVVVAAMASSYRDLLDGHVARHTWMFYPPGLPRLADWPDLVASRAPAPLMVQYATRDELFPAAGMRRAHETIAARYRDAPGAYEAVFAGVPHSFDVPMQERAFDWLAGALA from the coding sequence GTGTCGGCTGAGCTCTTCCGGGAGCTGGCCGGGGTCACCGGGGCGCAGTTCGGGGTTTACCCCGAGCCCGGCCCGGAGCTGCGGGAGGCGGCGCGGGACGCGATGGGGGTGCTCGACCTGCACGCTGACGACGTGCGGGTGGAGCGCTCCTGGACCGACGGCGACCTGTACGGCGAGGAGCTGTCGTGGTCCGTCGGCTTCGGCCCGCGCACCCGCGCGTTCCTGCTCAAGCCCGCGGACGCGACCGGCCCGCTCTCTGGCCCGCTCCCCGGCGTGGTGGCGCTGCACTGCCACGCCGGCATGAAATGGGCCGGCAAGGAGAAGATCGCCGACGCCCCCGAGGGCCCGTCCCCTGAGGTGGCGAGGCTGCGCGCGGACCTCTACGGCGGCCGGGCGTTCGCCAACGCCCTGGCCCGCCGCGGTTTCGTGGTCCTCGCGCACGACGTGTTCGTGTGGGGCAGCCGCCGCTTCCCGCTCGACCTGCCGCCGGGCCCGGAGAGCGAGGCCGACCGCTACGACGCCGCCGCCGGCGCCCACGAGCACGTGGTGGCCAAGCACTGCGCCGTGCTCGGCACCTCGTTCGCCGGGGTCGTCGCCGGCGAGGACCTGGCCGCCGCGGCGTACCTGCGCTCCCGTCCCGACGTGTCGAGGACCGGCTGCGCGGGCCTGTCGGGCGGCGGCCTGCGCGCCGGGCTGCTCGGCGCGTTCGACGAGCACATGGACGCGGTCGTGGTGGCCGCGATGGCCAGCAGCTACCGCGACCTGCTGGACGGGCACGTCGCCCGGCACACCTGGATGTTCTACCCGCCTGGCCTGCCGCGCCTGGCCGACTGGCCGGACCTGGTGGCCTCCCGCGCCCCCGCCCCGCTCATGGTGCAGTACGCCACCCGCGACGAGCTGTTCCCCGCCGCGGGCATGCGCCGCGCCCACGAGACGATCGCCGCCCGCTACCGGGACGCCCCCGGCGCGTACGAGGCGGTCTTCGCCGGCGTGCCGCACAGCTTCGACGTCCCGATGCAGGAGCGGGCCTTCGACTGGCTGGCCGGCGCCCTCGCCTAG
- a CDS encoding DUF234 domain-containing protein, with translation MEEIERGRGDLTLRRIRENWTSWRGRAVEPLVREALARLLPDANLPAAPVIGGYWTRTNDVEIDIVGADRGPIAKELLFVGSVKWLENSPFDRHDLAALHRHRAALTSDPVPVVAASRSGTDCTGLDAAYGPAELLAAWSA, from the coding sequence ATGGAGGAGATCGAGCGGGGCCGAGGTGACCTGACGCTGCGCCGCATCCGCGAGAACTGGACCAGCTGGCGCGGCAGGGCCGTCGAACCTCTGGTGCGCGAGGCGTTGGCACGGCTGCTGCCCGACGCGAACCTTCCCGCCGCCCCCGTCATAGGTGGTTACTGGACCCGTACCAACGATGTGGAGATCGACATCGTGGGAGCGGACCGTGGGCCGATCGCCAAGGAGTTGCTCTTCGTCGGCTCGGTGAAGTGGCTCGAGAACTCCCCGTTCGACCGGCACGATCTCGCGGCGCTGCACCGGCACCGCGCCGCGCTCACGTCGGATCCCGTCCCGGTGGTCGCCGCCTCGCGCAGCGGGACCGACTGCACGGGGCTCGACGCCGCGTACGGTCCGGCGGAACTCCTTGCGGCGTGGTCCGCCTGA